In Stenotrophomonas sp. ASS1, the following proteins share a genomic window:
- a CDS encoding NUDIX hydrolase translates to MSQRNTEAPRVVYEGKYQRMLVRGTWEYSERTHAGGLAAIIIAVTPEDKVLFVEQFRVPLQAPTIEMPAGLVGDIHAGESIEVSAVRELEEETGWTADHAEVLMIGPTSSGASSEKIAFVRATGLRRIGEGGGDDSEDITVHEIPRSEAAAWLVQKMGEGYELDAKLWAGLWMIEHHLDGRPRG, encoded by the coding sequence ATGAGCCAGCGCAACACCGAAGCCCCGCGTGTCGTCTATGAAGGCAAGTACCAGCGCATGCTGGTGCGCGGCACCTGGGAATACAGCGAACGTACCCACGCCGGTGGCCTGGCCGCGATCATCATCGCCGTCACCCCGGAGGACAAGGTGCTGTTCGTCGAGCAGTTCCGCGTGCCGCTGCAGGCACCCACCATCGAGATGCCGGCCGGCCTGGTCGGCGACATCCACGCCGGCGAATCGATTGAAGTCTCGGCCGTGCGCGAACTGGAAGAAGAAACCGGCTGGACCGCCGATCACGCCGAAGTGCTGATGATCGGCCCGACGTCGTCCGGCGCCAGCAGCGAGAAGATCGCCTTCGTACGCGCTACCGGCCTGCGCCGGATCGGCGAAGGTGGCGGTGATGACAGCGAGGACATCACCGTGCACGAGATTCCACGCAGTGAGGCCGCGGCCTGGCTGGTGCAGAAGATGGGCGAAGGCTACGAGCTGGATGCCAAGCTGTGGGCCGGCCTGTGGATGATCGAGCACCACCTGGACGGGCGCCCGCGTGGCTGA
- a CDS encoding 5'-3' exonuclease H3TH domain-containing protein codes for MSLPAPPPSLYLVDASIYVFRAWHSLPDQFQDAQGWPTNAVHGFARFLLDLLERERPRHIAIAFDEALDSGFRHRLYPAYKANRDPAPEALKRQFVHCKALCAALGLAVLAHHEYEADDLIGSALHVHRGSHRGVIISADKDLSQLLLDHDEQWDYARNQRWDVAGVKARHGVHAHQIADYLALCGDAVDNIPGVSGVGSKSAAVLLAHFGSMDALYERLDEVPFLRLRGAAQMAVRLREQREHAQLWRQLTTIALDAPLEGSQPGLLRQAADPELLGGLCQTLRFGPMTRRRLFDAAGVADPVPTPSFSNSGEPA; via the coding sequence ATGAGCCTGCCGGCACCACCGCCATCGCTGTATCTGGTCGACGCCAGCATCTACGTGTTCCGCGCCTGGCACTCGCTGCCGGACCAGTTCCAGGACGCGCAGGGCTGGCCGACCAACGCCGTGCACGGCTTCGCCCGCTTCCTGCTCGATCTGCTCGAACGCGAGCGCCCGCGGCACATCGCCATCGCCTTCGACGAAGCACTCGACAGCGGCTTCCGCCACCGGCTGTATCCGGCCTACAAGGCCAATCGGGACCCGGCGCCGGAAGCGCTCAAGCGCCAGTTCGTACACTGCAAGGCGCTGTGCGCGGCGTTGGGCCTTGCGGTGCTTGCCCACCACGAATACGAAGCCGATGACCTGATCGGCAGCGCCCTGCACGTGCACCGTGGCAGCCACCGCGGGGTGATCATCTCCGCCGACAAGGACCTGTCGCAGCTGCTGCTGGATCACGACGAGCAGTGGGACTACGCACGCAACCAGCGTTGGGACGTAGCCGGAGTGAAGGCGCGGCACGGCGTGCACGCGCACCAGATCGCCGATTACCTGGCACTGTGCGGCGATGCGGTGGACAACATTCCCGGTGTCAGTGGTGTCGGCAGCAAGTCCGCCGCCGTGCTGCTGGCCCACTTCGGCAGCATGGATGCGCTGTACGAACGCCTGGACGAAGTGCCGTTCCTGCGCCTGCGCGGCGCGGCACAGATGGCGGTGCGCCTGCGCGAACAGCGCGAGCACGCCCAGCTCTGGCGCCAGCTGACCACCATCGCGCTGGACGCGCCGCTGGAAGGCAGCCAGCCCGGGCTGCTGCGCCAGGCAGCCGATCCGGAGCTGCTCGGTGGCCTGTGCCAGACCCTGCGCTTCGGCCCGATGACCCGCCGCCGGCTGTTCGATGCCGCCGGTGTGGCCGACCCCGTTCCCACTCCATCCTTTTCCAATTCCGGCGAGCCCGCATGA